The DNA sequence TGATGTCATGCAGAAAATCGCAGCAGAGAACCGTCACAGCGAAACCGCTTTTGTGGTTGCCCGCGCTGATGGCGATTTCGACCTGCGTTGGTTCACACCGGTAGTGGAAGATGACCTGTGCGGCCACGCAACGTTGGCTGCCGCGTATGCCCTTGCTTTGCGTGGACATGACACCTGGCCGGTTCGCTTCCATACAGTCAGTGGCTTATTGACGGTCAATCGTGATCACGAGCGCTTTGAAATGGATTTCCCCTCTAGGCCGGCGGTACCGTGCGAACTCCCAACGGGGTTGCTGTCCGCCCTGGGTCTGGAGATGGCAGAGGTAATGCGCGACCCTCGCGACTTTCTCATCGTCGCCCACCACGCCGAAATAGTCGAAAACCTCAAGCCCGATATAGCTGCGTTGGCCAAAATTGATATGGGCATCGGTGGAGCGATTGTTACAGCTGCCGGCGAGAAGGATGTCGATTACGTATGCAGGTTTTTCGCTCCATCCGAGGGGATCGACGAAGATCCTGCCACGGGATCAATCCAGTGCACACTCGTCCCATACTGGGCCGGACGCACTGGCAAGCAAACATTTCGGGTGCAGCAACTGAGTCCTCGTGGCGCCCGAATGTGGTGCACACTCGCTGGCAACCGCGTAAAGATCGCTGGTGAAGCGAAGCTTTATCTACAAGGGACCATCGATATCTTAACTTGAGATTCTGCTCTCGCTTCTCATCGGCTGTGGCCTCCGGAGGGCTGAAGTGACCACCTTGCGATTCGAGGGTCTCCAGCTTCGGGAAGGTCATTGGGTTATCGCGGACCTGAGAGGAAAAGCTGGCCATATCCGGACGATTCCTGTTCCGTAGCGGGGTTCAATGTGATTCAGGACCAAGTGGCTTTACCCCG is a window from the Terriglobia bacterium genome containing:
- a CDS encoding PhzF family phenazine biosynthesis protein, translating into MPISYYHIDSFASELFAGNPAGVCLLPAFPVNDVMQKIAAENRHSETAFVVARADGDFDLRWFTPVVEDDLCGHATLAAAYALALRGHDTWPVRFHTVSGLLTVNRDHERFEMDFPSRPAVPCELPTGLLSALGLEMAEVMRDPRDFLIVAHHAEIVENLKPDIAALAKIDMGIGGAIVTAAGEKDVDYVCRFFAPSEGIDEDPATGSIQCTLVPYWAGRTGKQTFRVQQLSPRGARMWCTLAGNRVKIAGEAKLYLQGTIDILT